A single Mangrovimonas sp. YM274 DNA region contains:
- a CDS encoding T9SS type B sorting domain-containing protein: MRFYSFFVLFSVLNSFCFSQSYNVSSYQKINELNGGFYGGLNNGDNYGISIDNIGDLDGNGINDLAVGAYRDDDGGTDKGAVWILFLDENDLVISHTKISDTSGGFTGILDNDDRFGGAVSYLGDLNNDGLIELAVGADYDGDGGYWHGAVWILSLNSDGTVSSHSKISDTQGNFTGYLDDYSIFGTDIENIGDLNGDGIQDIVVGSRRLGGVDISRGAIWILFMNSDMTVNYHQKIGHNEGGFGSLGIADYFGASVANIGDLNGDGVVDLAVGAYRDDDQMTNSGCIYVLFLNTDGTVNTYQKLSNLYGGLNSEISSEALFGESVDGVVDIDADGKMEIIVGAMKQENPTLSVATGGFFIIELNSDGTVSEEFFYSYGENCFSGSLENGDLFGGAVCFLNGDSDNLKIAVGAYRDSEGGYQKGAAWILNLGETSFNIGALSNPTGCGSEDGSITISGLTPSTEYQISYNDGFPQEQTLYSNVDGELVLGGLGGGVYSSIEVVDNLTGCSDNLEDVELIGAQGVSATISYTGPTGCGLEDGSITISGLTPSTEYQISYNDGFPQEQTLYSNVDGELVLEGLGEGVYSSIEVVDNLTGCSDTMEDVELIGAQGVSATISYMGPTGCGLEDGSITISGLTPSTEYQISYNDGFPQEQTLYSNVDGELVLEGLGEGVYSSIEVVDNLTGCSDNLEDVELIGAQGVSATISYTGPTGCGLEDGSITISGLTPSTEYQISYNDGFPQEQTLYSNVDGELVLEGLGEGVYSSIEVVDNLTGCSDTMEDVELIGAQGVSATISYMGPTGCGLEDGSITISGLTPSTEYQISYNDGFPQEQTLYSNVDGELVLEGLGEGVYSSIEVVDNLTGCSDNLEDVELIGAQGVSATISYMDPTGCGLEDGSITISGLTPSTEYQISYNDGFPQEQSLYSNVDGELVLEGLGEGVYSSIEVVDNLTGCSDTMEDVELIGAQGVSATISYMGPTGCGLEDGSITISGLTPSTEYQISYNDGFPQEQTLYSNVDGELVLEGLGEGVYSSIEVVDNLTGCSDNLEDVELIGAQGVSATISYMDPTGCGLEDGSITISGLTPSTEYQISYNDGFPQEQSLYSNVDGELVLEGLGEGVYSSIEVVDNLTGCSDTMEDVELIGGLGLSATISYMDPTGCGLEDGSITISGLTPSTEYQISYNDGFPQEQTLSSDIEGELVVLDLSVGIYEDITILEIETGCFVSLGQVNLNCEELAGKCFKTKKFFTPNNDGFNDFWSLELLSQNCSYELYIFDRFGKMIKILTPHNYFWDGLNVKGHPMPTSDYWYLVNYRINGNDEMTFTSHFTLKR; this comes from the coding sequence ATGAGGTTCTATAGTTTTTTTGTTCTGTTTTCCGTACTTAATAGTTTTTGTTTTTCCCAAAGTTATAATGTTAGTTCTTATCAGAAAATAAATGAATTGAATGGAGGCTTTTATGGAGGTCTTAATAATGGGGATAACTATGGAATTTCAATTGACAATATAGGCGATTTAGATGGCAATGGAATAAATGATTTAGCAGTGGGAGCTTATAGGGATGATGATGGAGGCACTGATAAAGGAGCCGTTTGGATTTTGTTTTTAGATGAGAATGACCTGGTTATTTCTCATACTAAAATTAGTGATACTAGTGGAGGTTTTACTGGGATATTGGATAATGATGATAGATTTGGAGGGGCTGTTTCTTATCTAGGAGATTTAAATAACGATGGCTTAATTGAATTAGCCGTTGGGGCTGATTATGATGGAGACGGAGGATATTGGCATGGTGCTGTTTGGATTTTATCTCTAAATTCGGATGGAACGGTTAGTTCTCATTCTAAGATTAGTGATACGCAAGGTAATTTTACTGGCTATTTAGATGATTATTCAATATTTGGAACGGATATAGAGAATATTGGTGATTTAAATGGAGATGGGATTCAAGATATCGTTGTAGGGTCAAGAAGGTTAGGAGGTGTTGATATTAGTAGAGGAGCAATTTGGATATTGTTTATGAATTCAGATATGACAGTAAATTATCATCAAAAAATAGGTCATAATGAAGGAGGATTCGGTAGTTTAGGGATTGCAGATTATTTTGGAGCATCTGTAGCGAATATAGGAGATTTAAATGGAGATGGAGTTGTTGATTTGGCAGTAGGAGCCTATCGAGATGATGATCAAATGACCAATTCAGGTTGTATTTATGTGTTGTTTTTGAATACAGACGGAACTGTTAACACATATCAAAAGCTGTCAAATTTATATGGAGGATTGAATTCTGAAATTTCATCAGAAGCCCTTTTCGGAGAATCTGTAGATGGTGTGGTTGATATTGATGCAGATGGAAAAATGGAGATAATTGTAGGAGCTATGAAGCAGGAAAATCCAACTTTATCTGTGGCAACAGGAGGCTTTTTCATTATTGAACTAAATTCAGATGGGACAGTTTCAGAAGAATTCTTTTATAGTTATGGAGAAAATTGTTTCTCCGGAAGTTTGGAAAATGGAGATTTGTTTGGAGGTGCTGTTTGTTTTTTAAATGGCGATTCTGATAATTTGAAGATTGCGGTTGGAGCGTATAGAGATAGTGAAGGTGGTTATCAAAAGGGTGCGGCGTGGATTTTAAATTTGGGAGAAACTTCTTTTAATATAGGGGCATTATCTAATCCAACGGGATGTGGTTCGGAAGACGGGAGCATTACCATATCGGGACTGACCCCAAGTACGGAGTACCAGATAAGTTACAATGATGGATTTCCACAGGAACAGACTTTGTACTCTAATGTTGATGGAGAATTGGTTTTGGGAGGCCTTGGAGGAGGAGTTTATAGTTCCATAGAAGTTGTAGATAATCTGACAGGATGTTCGGATAATTTAGAGGATGTTGAGCTTATTGGCGCACAGGGGGTAAGTGCGACGATATCTTATACGGGTCCAACTGGATGCGGATTGGAAGACGGGAGCATTACCATATCGGGACTGACCCCAAGTACGGAGTACCAGATAAGCTACAATGATGGATTTCCACAGGAACAGACTTTGTATTCTAATGTTGATGGGGAATTGGTTTTAGAGGGCCTTGGAGAGGGAGTTTATAGTTCCATAGAGGTTGTAGACAATCTAACAGGATGTTCGGACACTATGGAGGATGTTGAGCTTATTGGCGCACAGGGGGTAAGTGCGACGATATCTTATATGGGTCCAACGGGATGTGGATTGGAAGATGGGAGCATTACCATATCGGGACTGACCCCAAGTACGGAGTACCAGATAAGTTACAATGATGGATTTCCACAGGAACAGACTTTGTACTCTAATGTTGATGGGGAATTGGTTTTAGAGGGCCTTGGAGAGGGAGTTTATAGTTCCATAGAGGTTGTAGACAATCTGACAGGATGTTCGGATAATTTAGAGGATGTTGAGCTTATTGGCGCACAGGGGGTAAGTGCGACGATATCTTATACGGGTCCAACTGGATGCGGATTGGAAGACGGGAGCATTACCATATCGGGACTGACCCCAAGTACGGAGTACCAGATAAGCTACAATGATGGATTTCCACAGGAACAGACTTTGTATTCTAATGTTGATGGGGAATTGGTTTTAGAGGGCCTTGGAGAGGGAGTTTATAGTTCCATAGAGGTTGTAGACAATCTAACAGGATGTTCGGACACTATGGAGGATGTTGAGCTTATTGGCGCACAGGGGGTAAGTGCGACGATATCTTATATGGGTCCAACGGGATGTGGATTGGAAGATGGGAGCATTACCATATCGGGACTGACCCCAAGTACGGAGTACCAGATAAGTTACAATGATGGATTTCCACAGGAACAGACTTTGTACTCTAATGTTGATGGGGAATTGGTTTTAGAGGGCCTTGGAGAGGGAGTTTATAGTTCCATAGAGGTTGTAGACAATCTGACAGGATGTTCGGATAATTTAGAGGATGTTGAGCTTATTGGCGCACAGGGGGTAAGTGCGACGATATCTTATATGGATCCAACTGGATGCGGATTGGAAGACGGGAGCATTACCATATCGGGACTGACCCCAAGTACGGAGTACCAGATAAGCTACAATGATGGATTTCCACAGGAACAGAGTTTGTATTCTAATGTTGATGGGGAATTGGTTTTAGAGGGCCTTGGAGAGGGAGTTTATAGTTCCATAGAGGTTGTAGACAATCTAACAGGATGTTCGGACACTATGGAGGATGTTGAGCTTATTGGCGCACAGGGGGTAAGTGCGACGATATCTTATATGGGTCCAACGGGATGTGGATTGGAAGATGGGAGCATTACCATATCGGGACTGACCCCAAGTACGGAGTACCAGATAAGTTACAATGATGGATTTCCACAGGAACAGACTTTGTACTCTAATGTTGATGGGGAATTGGTTTTAGAGGGCCTTGGAGAGGGAGTTTATAGTTCCATAGAGGTTGTAGACAATCTGACAGGATGTTCGGATAATTTAGAGGATGTTGAGCTTATTGGCGCACAGGGGGTAAGTGCGACGATATCTTATATGGATCCAACTGGATGCGGATTGGAAGACGGGAGCATTACCATATCGGGACTGACCCCAAGTACGGAGTACCAGATAAGTTACAATGATGGATTTCCACAGGAACAGAGTTTGTACTCTAATGTTGATGGAGAATTGGTTTTAGAGGGCCTTGGAGAGGGAGTTTATAGTTCCATAGAGGTTGTAGACAATCTAACAGGATGTTCGGACACTATGGAGGATGTTGAACTGATTGGAGGGCTAGGTTTAAGTGCAACGATATCTTATATGGATCCAACGGGCTGTGGATTGGAAGATGGGAGCATTACCATTTCGGGACTGACCCCAAGTACGGAGTACCAGATAAGTTACAATGATGGATTTCCACAGGAACAGACATTGTCCTCTGATATTGAAGGGGAATTGGTCGTTTTAGATTTGAGTGTTGGAATATATGAGGATATTACGATTTTAGAAATTGAAACTGGATGTTTTGTTAGTTTGGGACAAGTTAATTTGAATTGTGAGGAATTGGCGGGTAAATGCTTTAAAACAAAGAAGTTTTTTACACCAAACAATGATGGTTTTAATGATTTTTGGAGTCTTGAATTATTGTCTCAAAATTGCAGTTATGAATTGTATATATTTGATAGGTTTGGCAAAATGATTAAAATTTTGACACCACACAATTATTTCTGGGATGGACTAAATGTCAAAGGCCATCCAATGCCAACAAGTGATTATTGGTATTTGGTAAATTATAGAATTAATGGAAATGACGAAATGACATTCACTTCGCATTTCACATTAAAAAGATAG
- a CDS encoding ABC transporter permease, producing MTALNNIGKYFLMIADMFRKPTKWSVMKQLILKDIDDLIIGSLGIVAFISFFVGGVVTIQTALNIDNPLIPKYLVGFATRQSVILEFAPTFISIIMAGKVGSFITSSIGTMRVTEQIDALEVMGVNAINYLVFPKVIALLLYPFAISIAMFLGILGGMAACYFGGFVTVDNYITGVQQDFTPFHLTYAFIKTFVFAFVLATIPSFYGYYMKGGALEVGKASTTSFVWTSVMIILLNYLLTQMLLS from the coding sequence ATGACGGCCCTTAATAATATTGGTAAATATTTTTTGATGATTGCAGACATGTTTCGCAAACCAACCAAATGGTCTGTGATGAAACAGCTGATTTTAAAGGATATTGACGACTTAATTATTGGCTCTTTGGGAATCGTAGCATTCATTTCCTTTTTCGTAGGAGGCGTTGTCACCATTCAAACTGCCTTAAACATTGACAATCCACTTATTCCTAAATATCTTGTTGGCTTCGCCACGAGACAATCGGTAATTTTAGAATTTGCACCTACTTTCATTTCCATAATCATGGCTGGAAAAGTAGGGTCCTTCATCACATCAAGCATTGGAACCATGCGTGTTACCGAGCAAATTGACGCTTTGGAAGTTATGGGGGTCAATGCTATCAACTATTTGGTTTTTCCCAAGGTAATAGCCCTTTTATTATACCCGTTTGCCATTTCCATTGCAATGTTTTTAGGTATTTTAGGAGGTATGGCCGCTTGCTATTTTGGAGGTTTTGTAACAGTAGACAATTACATAACAGGCGTACAGCAAGACTTTACACCTTTCCACCTTACATACGCGTTCATTAAAACATTTGTGTTTGCCTTTGTTTTGGCTACCATTCCTTCCTTTTATGGTTATTACATGAAAGGCGGCGCTTTGGAAGTTGGTAAGGCTAGTACAACTTCGTTTGTTTGGACCAGCGTTATGATTATTCTATTAAATTATTTACTCACGCAAATGTTATTGAGCTAA
- a CDS encoding FkbM family methyltransferase gives MLKQLFYKIIYNKNINYVLRNLNLILHPVFKNVKIPPSGVLKLKTRSGNIKICTNQTSYITQLLFWQGYGKFEYSLIFEKLSKQISYFLDIGSNIGYYSLIASKANPEIKIYAFEPAKGPKHFLSKNILINNFENNIELVDLAISNTIGNIDFYEVENKKYTYLKQNLAGEGNAGTKISSRNFVKNSVKSSTLDEFITSTKVPQIDLIKIDTEGTEIDILNSGLEQIKKFEPIIICETLFNNIEDELDSFFKGIGYDAYNHTAEGLKKIDSIKREKDNGVRNCFFVPKSKIHLISPFIINN, from the coding sequence ATGCTAAAACAACTTTTTTATAAAATTATATATAACAAAAACATTAATTATGTTCTAAGGAACCTCAACCTAATACTTCATCCCGTATTTAAAAATGTAAAAATTCCTCCTTCCGGCGTACTTAAACTTAAAACACGTTCTGGGAATATAAAAATATGTACTAATCAAACAAGTTATATTACTCAACTACTTTTTTGGCAAGGCTATGGTAAATTTGAATATTCACTCATTTTCGAAAAGCTCTCAAAACAAATTTCCTATTTTTTAGACATTGGATCCAACATTGGCTATTATTCCTTAATCGCTTCAAAAGCTAATCCAGAAATTAAAATATATGCGTTTGAACCTGCTAAAGGCCCTAAACATTTCTTAAGTAAAAATATTTTAATTAATAATTTTGAAAACAATATAGAGCTTGTTGATTTAGCCATATCCAACACTATAGGTAACATAGACTTTTATGAAGTCGAGAATAAGAAATATACTTATTTAAAACAAAATCTCGCTGGAGAAGGGAATGCAGGAACAAAAATAAGCTCTAGGAACTTTGTCAAAAATTCCGTTAAATCTAGTACTCTAGATGAGTTTATTACCTCAACAAAAGTACCTCAAATCGATCTAATAAAAATTGACACCGAAGGGACAGAAATAGACATATTAAACTCTGGACTTGAACAAATTAAAAAATTCGAACCCATCATTATTTGCGAAACTTTATTTAACAATATTGAGGATGAACTAGATAGTTTCTTCAAAGGGATTGGTTATGATGCCTACAATCATACTGCAGAAGGATTAAAAAAAATAGATAGTATTAAAAGAGAAAAAGATAACGGTGTTCGTAACTGTTTCTTTGTTCCAAAATCCAAAATCCACCTAATTTCTCCATTTATAATTAATAATTAA
- a CDS encoding 3-oxoacyl-ACP synthase III family protein: protein MNIKITGIGSYIPSTIEKNEDFNQHIFLNSDGSTFGHSNEVIIEKFKAITGIGERRYVNPMLNCSDIAFFAAEKAISDANIDPETLDYIIVAHNFGDVKHNTIQSDMVPCLASRVKHNLRIKNPKCVAYDILFGCPGWIQGVIQAHAFIKAGIAKRCLVIGAETLSRVVDKHDRDSMIYSDGAGASIIEATEDDGGILAHETATYSYDEAYYLHFGNSYNKDLCPDTRYIKMDGRKIYEFALSHVPQAMKTCLDQSGYGIEDVKKIFIHQANEKMDEAILKRFYRLYRANIPEGIMPMSISKLGNSSVATVPTLLDLVLQNKIENQSLSKGDVIIFASVGAGMHINAIVYKY, encoded by the coding sequence ATGAATATTAAAATTACTGGTATTGGAAGCTACATTCCCAGTACCATCGAGAAAAACGAAGACTTCAATCAACACATTTTTTTAAACTCAGATGGATCAACTTTTGGCCACAGCAATGAAGTAATCATTGAAAAGTTCAAGGCCATTACCGGTATTGGTGAAAGGCGTTACGTGAATCCCATGCTTAACTGTTCCGATATTGCCTTTTTTGCTGCCGAAAAAGCTATTTCCGATGCTAACATCGATCCTGAAACTTTGGATTACATTATCGTGGCCCACAACTTTGGGGATGTTAAACACAACACCATTCAAAGTGACATGGTGCCCTGTTTGGCCTCTAGGGTAAAACATAATTTACGCATCAAAAATCCAAAATGCGTTGCTTATGACATCCTATTTGGATGCCCAGGATGGATCCAGGGAGTCATTCAAGCTCATGCATTCATTAAAGCTGGTATTGCTAAACGCTGCCTAGTAATTGGTGCTGAAACCTTAAGTCGAGTAGTAGACAAACACGATAGGGATTCCATGATTTATTCTGATGGTGCTGGAGCTAGTATTATTGAGGCTACCGAAGACGACGGGGGTATTTTGGCTCATGAAACGGCGACCTACTCCTATGACGAAGCCTATTATCTTCATTTTGGAAATTCATACAATAAAGACCTTTGCCCAGACACTAGGTACATAAAAATGGATGGGCGTAAGATTTATGAATTTGCACTATCCCATGTACCACAGGCTATGAAAACTTGCCTGGACCAAAGTGGTTATGGTATTGAGGACGTAAAAAAGATTTTCATCCATCAGGCCAATGAAAAAATGGATGAAGCGATTTTAAAGCGTTTTTATAGACTTTATAGAGCGAATATTCCTGAAGGAATCATGCCCATGAGCATTTCGAAACTGGGAAATAGTTCCGTAGCCACGGTGCCAACCCTGTTGGATTTGGTGCTTCAGAATAAAATTGAAAATCAATCTCTATCTAAAGGTGATGTTATTATATTTGCAAGTGTTGGTGCCGGAATGCACATCAACGCCATAGTTTACAAATACTAG
- the pafA gene encoding alkaline phosphatase PafA — MKNLVCLLIIYAFCISVRAQNNTENSISSTQNSQTSKPKLVVGIIVDQMRYDYLTRYYNKYVEGGFKRLINEGFNCKNNHFNYIPTKTGPGHASVFTGTTPKYHGIIGNDWYDMKTREDVNCVQDDSVKPLGTKSDDGKKSPRLMLSTTFADENRLFTQMRGKTIGISVKHRGAILPAGHTANAAYWFDYDHNGTGNWMSSTFYMEELPEWVKEFNKSGIAKSYFKIWDTLYDIETYTESGSDENNFERIFDGKKTSTFPYDLKALKSKNGGYEIIADSPYGNSLTTDFTLKAIDAEALGQDDITDVLTVSYSSTDKVGHDFGVNSKEIQDTYLRLDLELERLLNALDQKVGKGEYVVFLTSDHAAPNVPAFLKSNKIPAGLFDVSGMFDEMNRLLKEKYSISNLILSRLNNQLVLDREKIQDNNLDLQEVKTFVANKLLAYKLIDKVYITSAINQFEGPEGYLETFLANGHHQKRSGDILFVYTARVFKDSEWNKTGTDHGTGFNYDTHVPLLFFGKGIKHGETLQRTWITDIAPTISALLGISLPNAAIGNPLEFVLLHD; from the coding sequence ATGAAAAACCTTGTATGTCTGTTGATTATATATGCTTTTTGTATATCTGTGAGGGCTCAAAATAATACCGAAAATTCAATTTCTTCAACTCAAAATTCGCAAACTTCCAAGCCTAAATTGGTTGTTGGAATTATAGTGGATCAAATGAGATATGATTATCTAACCCGTTACTATAACAAGTATGTTGAGGGTGGTTTTAAGCGCCTGATAAATGAAGGTTTTAATTGCAAAAACAACCATTTCAATTACATTCCAACTAAAACAGGACCTGGGCATGCTTCTGTTTTCACAGGAACAACTCCCAAATATCACGGCATTATTGGTAATGATTGGTACGATATGAAAACCAGAGAAGACGTTAACTGTGTTCAGGATGACAGTGTAAAGCCTTTAGGAACGAAAAGTGATGATGGAAAAAAATCGCCGCGACTTATGTTATCTACAACATTTGCTGATGAGAATAGATTGTTTACGCAAATGAGAGGAAAGACCATTGGAATTTCAGTAAAACACAGAGGCGCCATTTTGCCGGCGGGCCATACCGCCAATGCTGCTTATTGGTTCGATTACGACCACAATGGTACGGGAAACTGGATGTCGAGCACCTTTTATATGGAAGAATTACCAGAATGGGTAAAAGAATTTAATAAGTCGGGAATTGCCAAGTCTTATTTTAAAATTTGGGATACTTTGTACGATATTGAGACCTATACCGAAAGTGGTAGCGATGAAAATAATTTTGAAAGAATATTTGACGGTAAGAAGACTTCAACCTTTCCGTATGATTTAAAAGCTTTGAAATCTAAAAACGGTGGTTATGAAATTATTGCCGATTCTCCTTATGGAAATAGTCTAACAACAGATTTCACTTTAAAAGCTATTGATGCTGAAGCGTTGGGGCAAGACGATATCACCGATGTATTGACGGTGAGTTATTCAAGTACCGATAAGGTTGGCCATGATTTTGGAGTAAACTCTAAGGAGATTCAAGATACCTATTTGCGCTTGGATTTGGAACTGGAGCGTTTGCTGAATGCTTTAGACCAGAAGGTAGGGAAGGGTGAATATGTGGTGTTTTTAACTTCCGATCACGCTGCGCCAAATGTTCCTGCGTTTTTGAAATCTAATAAAATTCCCGCAGGATTATTTGATGTCAGTGGTATGTTTGATGAGATGAATCGATTGTTGAAAGAAAAGTACAGCATTTCCAATTTAATATTAAGTAGACTTAACAATCAATTGGTTTTGGACCGAGAAAAGATACAGGATAACAACCTAGATTTACAGGAGGTGAAAACTTTTGTAGCAAATAAATTGTTGGCTTATAAACTAATCGACAAAGTCTATATCACTTCTGCGATCAACCAATTTGAAGGCCCTGAAGGGTATTTGGAAACTTTCTTGGCCAATGGTCATCACCAGAAGCGTTCAGGCGATATTCTGTTTGTATACACGGCTAGGGTTTTTAAGGATTCCGAATGGAACAAAACAGGAACAGATCACGGCACAGGTTTTAATTATGATACCCACGTCCCTTTGTTGTTTTTTGGAAAGGGAATTAAACATGGAGAAACACTTCAGCGAACTTGGATTACAGACATTGCGCCAACTATTTCAGCTTTGTTAGGTATTAGTCTGCCCAATGCGGCTATAGGGAATCCTTTAGAATTTGTATTGTTACATGACTAA
- a CDS encoding DNA/RNA non-specific endonuclease — protein MTKRLGFTILALGLGVGVLWCNKHLEKLALEEAFAEASIPKSETKLRLLPMGTTGQVVHHDSYSLSYNEEHEQAEWVAYELKKDHLSDLDFKRPYFEIDSAVKTGAAHWRNYKNSGYDRGHLCPAGDRRYSLEAYNETFLTSNISPQDHYFNAGVWNRLEQQIRRWANEYNGVFVVTGGVLTEDLEVIGQEQVSVPKYFYKVILDDSNSEVKVIAFLIPAKESSEHLNNFVVSVDSLEQITGIDFFPDLEDTLENTLEASKEYSDWEF, from the coding sequence ATGACTAAGCGTTTGGGGTTTACTATTTTGGCACTGGGGCTAGGAGTAGGTGTCTTGTGGTGCAATAAACATTTGGAAAAGTTGGCTTTGGAAGAAGCGTTTGCTGAAGCAAGTATACCAAAATCAGAAACTAAACTTCGCTTACTGCCTATGGGTACAACGGGACAAGTGGTACATCATGACAGTTACTCGCTATCTTATAACGAAGAGCATGAACAAGCAGAATGGGTGGCTTATGAACTAAAAAAAGACCATCTTTCGGACTTGGATTTTAAACGGCCATATTTTGAAATAGATTCAGCGGTAAAAACGGGGGCTGCACATTGGCGAAACTATAAAAATTCGGGGTACGATCGCGGACATTTATGCCCGGCTGGAGACCGGAGGTATAGTTTGGAAGCCTATAATGAAACTTTTTTGACCAGTAATATCAGTCCACAGGATCATTATTTCAATGCAGGGGTTTGGAATAGGCTGGAACAACAAATTCGTAGGTGGGCAAATGAATATAACGGCGTTTTTGTGGTTACGGGAGGAGTCCTTACGGAGGATTTGGAAGTCATAGGCCAAGAGCAGGTTTCGGTGCCAAAGTACTTTTATAAAGTGATTTTGGATGATTCTAATTCGGAAGTTAAAGTAATTGCATTTTTAATTCCTGCTAAAGAGAGTAGTGAGCACTTGAATAACTTTGTGGTCTCTGTAGATTCTCTGGAACAAATAACAGGTATTGATTTCTTTCCTGATTTGGAAGATACTTTGGAGAATACTTTAGAAGCTTCCAAAGAGTATAGTGATTGGGAGTTTTAG
- a CDS encoding glycosyltransferase family 2 protein, which translates to MDFSIIIPAHNEEVTLRVTLESLVAQTLLPKQLVVVNDNSTDATLKVAKEFANKYPWISVIDISSSEEHQPGSKVVNAFYKGLETLDVAYDIICKFDADLIFPPNYLEKVAALFKSNDTIGIAGGILYIEKNDNWVYENIAKQTHVRGPIKAYRKQCFEEIGGLKRSIGWDTVDTLLAQYHGWQMATDTNLKVKHLKPTGAQYQKNSKYKQGEAMYKMRYGITITSIAALKLAMKKKSPSLFKDYLMGYFKAKQNGLEYLVSKPEGDFIRSLRWKGILGR; encoded by the coding sequence TTGGATTTTAGTATTATCATACCTGCCCACAACGAAGAAGTTACCCTTAGGGTAACTTTGGAATCTTTGGTGGCCCAAACCTTATTACCGAAACAACTGGTCGTGGTTAACGACAATTCAACTGACGCAACACTAAAAGTCGCGAAGGAATTTGCCAATAAATATCCCTGGATTTCGGTAATTGATATTTCCTCATCAGAAGAACATCAACCTGGCTCCAAAGTTGTGAATGCCTTTTACAAGGGACTTGAAACTTTAGACGTTGCCTATGACATCATTTGTAAGTTTGATGCCGATTTAATTTTCCCTCCCAACTATCTTGAAAAAGTTGCCGCACTTTTTAAAAGCAACGACACTATAGGGATTGCAGGAGGTATTCTCTACATTGAAAAAAATGACAACTGGGTTTATGAAAACATTGCCAAACAAACCCATGTTAGAGGCCCAATAAAAGCCTACAGAAAACAATGTTTTGAAGAAATTGGCGGCCTAAAAAGATCCATTGGCTGGGATACGGTCGACACTCTTTTGGCACAATATCACGGTTGGCAAATGGCCACGGACACTAACCTAAAGGTAAAACACCTGAAACCAACAGGAGCCCAGTACCAAAAAAACTCCAAATACAAACAGGGAGAGGCCATGTACAAAATGCGTTATGGAATTACCATAACCAGTATTGCAGCTTTAAAATTGGCAATGAAAAAGAAAAGTCCCAGCCTGTTTAAAGACTATCTCATGGGCTACTTTAAGGCCAAGCAAAATGGATTGGAATATTTGGTCTCAAAACCGGAAGGTGATTTCATTCGATCTTTACGATGGAAAGGCATTCTTGGCAGATAA